A section of the Solitalea canadensis DSM 3403 genome encodes:
- a CDS encoding AsmA-like C-terminal region-containing protein, with protein sequence MLKKVFITIAILIVVLLGAAVCVPLLFKDKIVAKVKSSINENVNAKVDFKDFDLTILSSFPNLGLRLNNLTVIGIDSFATDTLANIEQLQVNVNLMSVIKGETYEIRSVELDKPSIYAKVLKSGKANWDIAKPDSSATPSAEPTTFKAALKKYSINNGKVVYDDASLGFFMALENLNHSGKGDFTQDNFTLDTESDIEKLTVKYGGIPYLNKVNLSAKLPIDIDMKQMKFTLKENEIKLNELLLSFVGSLSMPNETDMAIDFKFDAKKSELKNFLSLIPAIYASNFKDLEASGKFAMDGSAKGIYNEKSLPAFNVNLLVENGKIKYPSLPSAINNIQVKTTISNPDGVIDHTQVNIPSFHLEFGAVPLDGRLLVKTPISDPYVDMALKGKVDLKQMTTIFPLKDMKLSGVLDADVQANGHKSSIDKGRYEEFKAAGQMVVSAFNYSGANVPKPVSIPSAKLTFNPKNISLTNFSAKVGESDFAANGSINNYLAYFFQKGQALQGTFDVSSTLVNVNELMGPATVETKNDTAKLSVIEVPANIDFTLTAKVGRVLYDNMDIQNARGALFVKNQTITFKDMSMDMLDGKVKMNGYYATTNPKKPKVDINFGIDNMNIQKAFSTFNTVKLLAPIAKYTAGTFSTDLKFNSDLNQNMMPVYSSINAEGLTNIIQAIVQGFEPMNKLSMALNTDKLKKLEVNNLLAKFRIEEGRLKVSPFDVKKGDFLMNVQGSNGLDQSMDYKLALKVPRSLLGSQANATVNSLVASLNSKAGTNVSVGETINVNALLGGSITKPTVKLQLANDKSAGQSVLAQAADEKKAELETKAKEEVTKLKEQATEQVKQKVDTVKKQATEKVKSEVKNKLKGLFGSK encoded by the coding sequence ATGCTAAAGAAAGTTTTTATCACAATTGCAATACTCATTGTGGTTTTGCTTGGGGCTGCAGTATGCGTTCCATTGCTGTTTAAAGACAAAATCGTTGCTAAGGTTAAATCATCTATCAATGAAAATGTTAACGCCAAAGTAGATTTTAAAGATTTTGATCTTACTATACTAAGCTCTTTCCCAAATTTAGGTTTACGACTTAATAATTTAACTGTAATTGGTATTGATAGCTTTGCAACTGATACCCTTGCAAATATTGAACAATTACAGGTAAATGTAAATCTGATGAGCGTAATCAAAGGTGAAACCTATGAAATCCGTTCTGTAGAATTGGATAAACCTTCCATTTACGCAAAAGTGCTAAAAAGCGGTAAAGCGAACTGGGATATCGCCAAACCAGATAGCTCGGCAACACCATCGGCAGAACCTACTACCTTTAAAGCTGCTCTGAAAAAATATAGCATTAATAATGGTAAGGTGGTTTATGATGATGCTTCTTTAGGCTTCTTTATGGCGCTTGAAAATCTAAACCACTCTGGTAAAGGAGATTTCACTCAAGACAATTTCACATTAGATACCGAATCTGATATTGAGAAATTAACGGTTAAATACGGAGGTATTCCTTATCTGAACAAAGTAAACCTAAGCGCTAAATTGCCAATCGATATCGACATGAAGCAAATGAAGTTTACCTTGAAAGAAAATGAAATCAAGTTGAACGAGTTATTGCTTTCATTTGTTGGTAGCCTTTCAATGCCGAATGAAACGGATATGGCTATCGACTTTAAGTTTGATGCCAAAAAATCAGAATTAAAAAACTTCCTTTCATTAATTCCCGCTATTTATGCTTCCAACTTTAAAGATTTAGAAGCTTCAGGGAAATTTGCGATGGATGGTTCTGCAAAAGGTATTTATAATGAAAAATCACTTCCTGCATTTAATGTAAATTTGTTGGTTGAAAACGGAAAAATCAAATATCCTTCTCTTCCTTCAGCAATTAATAATATCCAGGTAAAAACAACGATCAGCAACCCTGACGGTGTTATTGATCACACTCAGGTTAATATCCCTTCATTCCATTTAGAATTTGGTGCCGTTCCTTTGGATGGTCGTTTATTAGTAAAAACGCCTATATCTGACCCTTATGTAGATATGGCTTTAAAAGGAAAAGTAGATTTAAAACAAATGACTACTATTTTCCCGTTAAAAGACATGAAACTAAGTGGTGTTCTTGATGCGGATGTACAAGCCAACGGACATAAGTCTTCTATAGACAAAGGTCGTTATGAGGAATTTAAAGCTGCAGGACAAATGGTTGTTTCTGCCTTCAATTACTCAGGCGCAAACGTTCCAAAACCAGTAAGTATTCCATCTGCTAAACTTACGTTTAACCCTAAAAACATTTCACTAACTAATTTTTCAGCAAAAGTTGGCGAAAGTGATTTTGCAGCAAACGGATCAATCAACAACTACTTAGCTTATTTCTTCCAAAAAGGGCAGGCATTACAAGGAACTTTTGATGTTTCTTCAACTCTTGTGAATGTAAATGAACTAATGGGCCCTGCTACGGTAGAAACCAAAAACGATACAGCTAAACTTAGTGTTATTGAAGTCCCTGCCAATATCGACTTTACGCTTACTGCAAAAGTTGGCCGTGTATTGTACGATAACATGGATATCCAAAATGCCCGCGGTGCATTATTTGTAAAAAACCAAACAATTACTTTTAAGGATATGTCGATGGACATGTTGGATGGAAAAGTAAAAATGAATGGTTATTATGCCACCACCAATCCAAAGAAACCTAAGGTTGATATCAATTTCGGAATTGACAACATGAACATTCAGAAAGCCTTTTCAACTTTTAATACTGTTAAATTATTGGCTCCAATTGCAAAATATACCGCAGGAACCTTCTCAACAGATCTTAAGTTCAATTCTGACCTGAACCAAAATATGATGCCTGTTTATTCTTCAATAAATGCAGAAGGATTAACCAATATTATTCAGGCTATAGTTCAAGGATTTGAACCAATGAATAAATTATCAATGGCCTTAAATACGGATAAATTGAAAAAACTGGAAGTAAACAACCTGTTGGCTAAGTTCCGTATCGAAGAAGGTCGTCTGAAAGTTTCTCCGTTTGATGTTAAAAAAGGTGATTTCTTAATGAATGTTCAAGGTTCTAACGGTTTGGATCAATCAATGGATTATAAACTTGCATTAAAGGTTCCTCGTAGTTTATTAGGTTCACAAGCAAATGCTACGGTAAATTCATTGGTTGCATCTTTAAATAGCAAAGCAGGTACTAATGTTTCTGTTGGGGAAACCATCAATGTAAATGCTCTTTTAGGCGGTAGCATTACCAAGCCAACCGTTAAACTTCAACTAGCTAATGATAAATCAGCCGGACAATCAGTATTAGCGCAAGCGGCAGATGAGAAAAAAGCCGAACTTGAGACAAAAGCTAAAGAAGAAGTGACAAAACTGAAAGAACAAGCAACTGAACAAGTAAAACAAAAAGTTGATACCGTTAAAAAACAGGCTACTGAAAAAGTAAAAAGCGAAGTAAAAAATAAGTTAAAAGGCCTTTTTGGCAGCAAATAA
- a CDS encoding heparan-alpha-glucosaminide N-acetyltransferase domain-containing protein, translating to MTKTINRLGSIDVIRALTMFLMIFVNDLWSLVNVPKWLEHVDVQTDGMGLSDVIFPAFLFIVGLSIPFSVENRIKKGDSTIQLLKHIFIRSFALLVIGFFHVNLESYNPGALLPKPIWQILITLAFFLIWLDYPRDMIKSRKFTLQGIGVAMLILLAAIYKGGDATHPVWMKHYWWGILGLIGWAYLLCSTIYVLSKGNLVALITSFIALIALNSAFHAQLMPPHLHLWVVGDGSTATITVAGILTALIYNKHSNHNLYLWLLLAGFAIVLFAFGFGTRPIWGISKLRGTPSWTTICSGIIIVVFMLLIWLVDIRKKESWFKILKPAGTATLTAYLLPYFHYAIYTIIGWKLPEVLRDGTIGIIKSLLYSLIIILITGWLEKRRIKLKL from the coding sequence ATGACCAAAACAATCAATCGCTTAGGTTCTATTGATGTAATACGGGCCTTAACCATGTTTTTAATGATCTTTGTAAATGATCTTTGGTCGTTAGTTAATGTCCCCAAATGGCTCGAACATGTTGATGTTCAAACTGATGGAATGGGATTGTCGGATGTAATTTTTCCAGCATTTTTATTTATCGTTGGCTTATCAATTCCGTTTTCGGTTGAAAACCGGATAAAAAAGGGAGACTCAACTATTCAGCTGCTTAAGCACATTTTCATTCGTTCATTTGCACTATTGGTAATTGGTTTCTTCCACGTTAATCTTGAAAGCTATAACCCGGGTGCTTTATTACCAAAACCTATCTGGCAAATACTGATCACACTTGCTTTCTTTCTGATTTGGCTGGATTATCCACGGGACATGATCAAAAGCAGAAAGTTTACACTTCAGGGAATTGGAGTTGCAATGCTTATCCTGCTTGCTGCAATTTATAAAGGTGGTGACGCAACGCATCCGGTTTGGATGAAACATTACTGGTGGGGAATCTTAGGTTTGATCGGCTGGGCTTACTTGTTATGTAGCACCATCTACGTGCTGTCAAAAGGCAATTTGGTGGCTTTAATTACAAGTTTTATAGCCTTAATAGCATTAAATTCTGCCTTTCATGCACAATTAATGCCTCCACATTTACATTTATGGGTTGTAGGTGATGGATCAACAGCAACGATTACGGTGGCTGGTATTTTAACCGCCCTTATTTATAATAAACATTCTAACCATAATCTATACTTATGGTTATTATTGGCAGGATTTGCAATTGTCTTATTCGCGTTTGGATTTGGCACCCGTCCTATTTGGGGAATTTCGAAATTACGAGGCACGCCTTCTTGGACCACCATCTGTTCAGGAATTATAATTGTTGTTTTTATGCTACTAATTTGGCTGGTGGATATAAGGAAGAAAGAAAGTTGGTTTAAGATTTTAAAACCGGCAGGAACTGCTACCCTTACCGCTTATCTATTACCCTATTTTCATTATGCTATCTATACTATAATTGGATGGAAACTACCAGAAGTTTTGCGAGATGGCACAATTGGCATCATCAAAAGTCTTCTTTATTCATTAATTATCATCTTAATTACGGGATGGCTTGAAAAACGTCGTATAAAACTAAAACTCTAA
- a CDS encoding TonB-dependent receptor, with protein MLKEVTVNSQRKKIYSAPGRVISVITANEIKNMPVHTVQDLLESVSSVDIRTRGENGVQADVSIRGGSFDQVLILLNGINVTDPQTGHHNLNLPVNLDDIDRIEILQGPGTRILGPNAFTGAVNIVTGEKKTKKLQASLAGGENGYLLGSVSAFYHKKELSIGSSANYSRSDGYIHNTDFNLGNYFLQMQYENAKAGKVNFQGGFQNKSFGANSFYSPAFKEQYEHTRTIFSSLQWNKNYEKLIVDASFYWRRNYDRYELIKNSSFGRNFHRTDVLGGQAKLSYFSQIGKTTVGVDYSNQQIVSTVLGVTLNNPSEVDFGSDISPIPQYVKGDNRNVLNTFIDHTIIVGALSLSGGLLNSWNEDYGSHWQGGADASYRITSDWQAFAGINQSMRLPTFTDLYYRGPDYAANNNLVPETALSYEAGVKYDRSKFGGSLSVYQRNGKDIIDWIKPPDSVKWQSSNISKVNTTGLELSVNYKPATSFIKRAQFELTWQKTDKDTKNYTSMYDLSFLRFKSEFILDHAIVKNLIASWRISYQQRAGNYKDFNTKAVVDYNPFTLLDLRLMYTLSNYAVFVESSNLFNTTYYDFGNLQQPGRWMKAGVKFRL; from the coding sequence ATGTTAAAGGAAGTTACAGTAAACTCCCAACGGAAGAAGATCTATTCGGCCCCAGGAAGAGTTATTTCGGTAATAACAGCTAATGAAATCAAGAATATGCCTGTACATACGGTACAAGATCTATTAGAATCAGTTTCTTCTGTTGATATAAGAACGAGGGGCGAAAACGGAGTTCAGGCTGATGTAAGTATACGCGGTGGATCATTTGATCAGGTGCTTATCTTATTAAATGGAATAAATGTTACTGATCCGCAAACTGGGCACCATAACCTAAATTTACCAGTTAATCTAGACGACATAGATCGGATAGAAATATTGCAAGGTCCCGGTACGCGGATTTTAGGACCAAATGCATTTACAGGGGCAGTTAACATTGTTACCGGAGAAAAGAAAACAAAGAAATTACAAGCTTCACTTGCTGGAGGGGAGAATGGTTATTTATTAGGTTCAGTGTCTGCATTTTATCATAAAAAAGAACTTTCAATTGGAAGTTCAGCAAATTACAGTCGCTCCGACGGATATATTCATAATACAGATTTTAATCTGGGAAATTATTTCCTACAGATGCAATATGAAAATGCTAAGGCCGGAAAAGTTAATTTTCAAGGAGGTTTTCAGAATAAATCTTTTGGTGCTAATAGTTTTTATTCACCTGCTTTTAAAGAACAATATGAGCATACACGAACAATTTTTTCAAGCTTACAGTGGAATAAAAATTATGAGAAGCTGATTGTGGATGCCTCTTTCTATTGGCGCCGTAATTATGACCGCTATGAGTTGATTAAAAACAGTTCTTTCGGTCGCAACTTTCACAGGACGGATGTGCTGGGTGGACAAGCAAAACTTTCTTATTTTTCACAAATTGGAAAAACCACTGTTGGTGTAGATTATAGTAATCAACAAATTGTAAGTACAGTTTTAGGAGTTACTTTAAATAATCCTTCTGAGGTGGATTTCGGAAGTGATATATCTCCAATTCCCCAATATGTAAAAGGTGATAATAGAAATGTGTTGAATACTTTTATTGATCACACGATAATTGTTGGAGCGCTTTCATTATCCGGTGGATTGTTAAACTCATGGAATGAAGATTATGGAAGTCATTGGCAGGGTGGGGCAGATGCTTCTTACAGGATAACATCAGATTGGCAGGCTTTTGCCGGAATAAACCAATCGATGCGTTTACCAACGTTTACAGATCTCTATTATAGAGGACCTGATTATGCTGCTAACAATAACCTTGTCCCTGAAACCGCGCTATCTTATGAAGCTGGGGTAAAATATGATAGATCTAAGTTCGGTGGTTCATTATCGGTATATCAACGTAACGGTAAAGATATTATTGATTGGATTAAACCACCTGATTCAGTAAAATGGCAAAGCAGTAACATTTCAAAAGTAAACACAACCGGATTGGAGCTATCGGTAAATTATAAACCTGCCACCAGCTTCATAAAAAGAGCACAGTTTGAATTAACATGGCAAAAAACCGATAAAGACACGAAAAATTATACTTCTATGTATGATCTTAGTTTTCTGCGATTTAAATCGGAGTTTATATTAGATCATGCGATAGTTAAAAATCTGATAGCAAGTTGGAGAATCTCTTATCAGCAAAGAGCAGGAAATTATAAGGATTTTAATACGAAAGCTGTAGTAGATTATAACCCCTTTACCTTATTGGATCTTCGGTTGATGTACACCTTATCAAATTATGCTGTTTTTGTAGAATCAAGTAATTTATTCAATACTACCTATTATGATTTTGGGAATCTGCAACAGCCCGGACGCTGGATGAAGGCTGGAGTTAAGTTTCGACTTTAA
- a CDS encoding M90 family metallopeptidase: MEKIIGLLGIILLICLVRNYLGLNKKTTINPDNVNLRTILEDNVLFYSRLSPDQKRLFEEKINQFLAEIHIEGVGMEITDMDKVLVAASAVIPIFHFDHWKYKNLTNVLIYPDTFNEQFQYDNAQRNIAGMVGTGYMNGQMILSRRALYEGFKNHQDKSNTGIHEFVHLLDKSDGETDGIPESLLDHQYTIPWLTLMRDEIREIRKGSSDINPYGATNDAEFFAVASEYFFEQPQKFKEHHPELYKLMSDIFQVDAV, encoded by the coding sequence ATGGAAAAGATTATAGGACTTCTTGGAATTATACTATTGATTTGTCTTGTTCGAAATTATCTCGGACTCAATAAAAAGACAACAATAAATCCTGATAATGTAAATTTAAGAACAATTCTTGAGGATAATGTTTTGTTTTACAGTAGATTATCTCCTGATCAAAAGAGGCTGTTTGAAGAAAAAATAAATCAATTTCTTGCTGAAATTCATATTGAAGGTGTGGGAATGGAAATAACTGATATGGATAAGGTGCTGGTGGCGGCAAGTGCAGTTATTCCTATTTTTCATTTTGATCATTGGAAATATAAGAACCTGACTAATGTGCTGATTTATCCAGATACGTTTAATGAACAATTTCAGTATGACAATGCGCAACGGAACATTGCCGGAATGGTGGGTACAGGTTACATGAACGGACAAATGATTCTTTCTCGTCGTGCATTGTATGAAGGATTCAAAAATCACCAGGATAAGTCAAATACAGGTATCCATGAGTTTGTGCATTTGCTAGATAAATCAGATGGCGAAACCGATGGTATTCCTGAGAGTTTATTAGATCATCAGTACACCATTCCATGGCTTACCCTTATGCGCGATGAAATCAGAGAGATCAGAAAAGGATCTTCAGATATCAATCCTTATGGAGCAACTAATGATGCGGAGTTTTTTGCTGTCGCATCAGAATATTTCTTTGAACAACCTCAAAAGTTTAAAGAGCATCACCCTGAGTTATATAAACTGATGTCCGATATTTTTCAGGTTGATGCTGTATGA
- a CDS encoding c-type cytochrome, giving the protein MVLKVWLSLAGMFMIYTVIVYFKSDSQPNNIPPSEKAIKGWHLWQANNCHTCHQLYGLGGYMGPDLTNIASDSTKGYYYMKAFIKSGSAKMPDFHLSDTETDEIIAFLQWVDKSGKNHVSADQVHWTGTYIINN; this is encoded by the coding sequence ATGGTATTAAAAGTATGGCTTTCACTGGCAGGTATGTTCATGATATATACCGTAATTGTGTATTTTAAAAGTGATTCACAACCAAACAATATTCCACCTTCCGAAAAGGCAATTAAAGGATGGCACTTATGGCAAGCAAATAATTGTCATACCTGTCATCAACTATATGGCCTCGGAGGCTATATGGGCCCCGATCTAACCAACATTGCGTCCGATTCAACCAAAGGCTATTATTATATGAAAGCTTTCATAAAAAGCGGATCAGCCAAGATGCCCGATTTTCATTTATCAGATACTGAAACCGATGAAATCATTGCATTTCTGCAATGGGTAGATAAAAGTGGAAAAAACCATGTTTCGGCAGACCAGGTACACTGGACCGGAACCTATATAATCAACAACTAA
- a CDS encoding cbb3-type cytochrome c oxidase subunit I, protein MFALQRFTIRFSLVLLLVTLIAGLLAACAYLFPNLFNHFLPFQLLRPVHTSAALFWIIGAAACCVSYLQYESNPSLNEKKGWNKAFMYLWVFTIIAVFIHYGLNQFGGREYWEFPPYLNLPLLAAWIFLIYSLFTPLNKSTPAYEWMWMTGLLFFLFTFLEQNAWQIPWFRESFRREITVQWKANGSMVGAWNQMIYGLSFFMMYKISGDRKMLHSRQTYFFYFLGLFNLMFNWGHHIYNLPNTNWMRHVAYAVSMTEWLFLLKIIRDFRKTLDTAKKLRHLVSYRFLTAAEFWVAANLILALLMSIPAFNRYSHGTHITVAHAMGTTIGINTFILLGAISYILRADLQQLKYKRIINITHKANQYFLGIFWVALIIAGWVKGYLTIEQPKMHYTQLMESVTPYIELFTFAGVGLMIGLGVIAIILLLMPFPQKTIEPTHELITAEDLQN, encoded by the coding sequence ATGTTTGCTTTACAACGATTCACTATACGTTTTTCATTAGTCCTTCTGTTAGTAACCCTGATTGCGGGTCTGCTGGCAGCTTGTGCCTATTTATTTCCCAATCTGTTTAATCATTTTTTACCATTTCAGTTACTGCGACCAGTACATACATCGGCAGCCCTTTTCTGGATTATAGGCGCCGCTGCTTGCTGCGTTAGCTATCTTCAATACGAAAGCAACCCTTCTCTAAATGAAAAAAAGGGATGGAATAAAGCTTTTATGTACTTATGGGTATTCACTATTATTGCTGTATTTATACATTATGGTCTAAACCAATTCGGAGGTAGAGAATATTGGGAATTTCCTCCGTATTTAAATCTTCCGCTGTTAGCGGCCTGGATATTTTTAATTTATTCGCTTTTCACTCCTCTTAACAAATCAACACCAGCCTATGAATGGATGTGGATGACAGGACTATTATTCTTCCTATTCACCTTCTTAGAACAAAATGCGTGGCAAATCCCTTGGTTCAGAGAATCATTTCGCCGTGAAATAACGGTACAATGGAAAGCAAATGGTTCAATGGTTGGCGCTTGGAATCAGATGATATACGGTTTATCCTTCTTTATGATGTATAAAATAAGTGGAGACCGAAAAATGTTGCATTCACGCCAAACCTACTTTTTTTATTTCCTTGGACTCTTTAACCTGATGTTTAACTGGGGGCATCATATTTATAATTTACCAAATACTAATTGGATGCGGCACGTTGCCTATGCTGTAAGTATGACAGAATGGCTTTTCTTATTAAAGATCATTAGGGATTTTCGTAAAACCTTAGACACCGCCAAAAAATTACGTCATTTGGTTAGTTACCGTTTTCTAACAGCTGCAGAGTTTTGGGTAGCTGCAAACCTAATTTTAGCATTATTAATGAGCATTCCAGCTTTCAATCGTTATTCGCACGGAACGCATATTACTGTTGCACATGCAATGGGTACTACCATTGGGATTAACACATTTATATTATTGGGTGCGATCAGTTATATTTTACGAGCAGATTTACAACAGCTTAAATACAAGCGGATTATTAATATTACTCATAAAGCCAACCAATATTTTCTTGGAATATTTTGGGTAGCCTTAATTATTGCTGGATGGGTAAAAGGATACTTAACAATCGAGCAACCCAAAATGCACTATACTCAACTAATGGAATCGGTAACTCCTTACATCGAACTGTTTACTTTTGCCGGTGTAGGACTAATGATTGGCTTAGGTGTTATTGCCATCATTTTATTGCTTATGCCATTTCCTCAAAAAACAATTGAACCTACGCATGAACTAATAACAGCGGAAGATCTACAGAACTAA
- a CDS encoding glycoside hydrolase family 27 protein, whose translation MRSLLLLLLSVLLLNKQTCAQNNPKVLRPQTPIMGWSSWNNFRININEEIIKSQADYMVSTGMKDAGYSYVNIDDGFFGGRDGNGQLLVHPVRFPNGMQSIANYIHSKGLKAGIYSDAGINTCGSYWDKDTISTGSGLFGHDQQDLELMLNKWGYDFIKVDWCGGEWMELDEQTRYTAISTIIRAINPKVVYNICRWKFPGAWATHIADSWRISGDINNQYESILKIIDLNADLWKYASPGHVNDMDMLQVGRGMSYEEDKSHFSMWCMMNSPLLAGNDLRKMSKQTIEILTNKEVIALNQDPLVYQARRLVDNGDLELWAKPLYGTMSGMVAIALLNRSSKNDTIVLDLNAVGIDPDKGYIMRDLWSKKDYPFTRDQKQKFEVLPHGVIVLKIKGSMKPFNVFQYK comes from the coding sequence ATGAGGTCACTCCTATTACTACTATTGTCCGTTTTACTTTTAAATAAGCAAACCTGTGCACAAAATAACCCGAAAGTCTTACGACCTCAAACTCCAATTATGGGTTGGTCGAGTTGGAATAACTTCAGAATAAATATTAATGAAGAAATTATAAAATCCCAGGCTGACTATATGGTATCTACCGGAATGAAAGATGCCGGATATAGCTATGTTAATATTGATGATGGTTTTTTCGGCGGGCGCGATGGTAATGGACAGTTACTTGTTCATCCTGTAAGATTTCCCAACGGAATGCAATCCATTGCCAATTATATTCATTCCAAAGGTTTAAAAGCGGGTATTTATTCAGACGCAGGCATTAATACTTGTGGTTCTTACTGGGATAAAGATACAATTAGCACTGGTTCGGGTTTATTTGGGCATGATCAGCAGGATCTTGAGTTGATGTTAAATAAATGGGGATATGATTTTATCAAAGTAGATTGGTGTGGGGGCGAATGGATGGAACTTGATGAACAAACAAGGTACACTGCTATTAGCACAATCATTAGGGCTATCAATCCGAAGGTTGTTTATAACATTTGCAGATGGAAATTTCCGGGTGCGTGGGCTACTCACATTGCCGATTCATGGAGAATTTCAGGAGATATCAACAATCAGTATGAATCGATTTTAAAAATCATTGATTTAAATGCAGACCTATGGAAATACGCTTCCCCAGGTCATGTAAATGATATGGATATGCTACAAGTAGGACGAGGGATGAGCTATGAAGAAGACAAAAGTCATTTTAGTATGTGGTGTATGATGAACTCCCCTCTTCTTGCAGGAAACGACCTGCGGAAGATGTCGAAACAAACAATAGAAATATTAACTAATAAAGAGGTTATAGCTTTAAACCAAGACCCTTTAGTTTACCAGGCAAGACGATTAGTCGATAATGGAGACCTTGAGTTATGGGCAAAACCTTTGTACGGTACCATGAGTGGCATGGTGGCGATTGCGCTCCTGAACAGATCATCTAAAAACGATACGATTGTTCTTGACCTTAATGCAGTTGGAATTGATCCCGATAAAGGGTATATAATGCGAGACTTATGGTCAAAGAAAGATTATCCGTTTACGCGTGATCAGAAGCAAAAATTTGAAGTGCTTCCACATGGGGTAATAGTCCTTAAAATTAAAGGAAGTATGAAACCTTTCAATGTGTTCCAATACAAATAA
- a CDS encoding alpha/beta hydrolase encodes MNLQKLLSNCVIYLLTHSLAFAQSPDTSITPFCISYIETRMIHSAAVADDFKLYVRLPDNYSSSTNKYPVLYMTDGDWNMTVAMNCFSMLRQDYFITEPIIVGIGYGKGQNKRTRDLNPYTGGPKFLEFIEKEVMPWISGRYRTTNEKAIYGYSLGGMFTTYVLFNRPELFNMVFIGAPGNYAKTLLSESEKYFTTHNDLNAKVYAGVGEYERDAVKNLSLFQQYIESKECKNLIIETGVVPKANHGSGLAQVMQEAIAFGYCKKPKAIDLSPTAYKPYLGVYTTPTDSTLKMEIFEKDRKLYLKTTFNETPFELFASSKKDYFIEEMQKTFFSFEKDEQGKPYIIFINAENKQLKFFK; translated from the coding sequence ATGAACTTACAAAAGCTATTATCTAATTGTGTTATTTATCTATTAACACACTCATTGGCATTTGCTCAATCGCCAGATACTTCTATAACCCCTTTTTGCATTTCTTACATTGAAACACGAATGATCCATTCGGCAGCTGTAGCGGATGATTTCAAACTTTATGTTCGTTTACCTGATAATTATTCATCGTCAACTAATAAATATCCGGTTTTATACATGACTGATGGAGATTGGAATATGACTGTTGCCATGAATTGCTTTAGCATGCTCCGACAAGATTATTTTATTACTGAACCTATAATTGTTGGAATAGGTTATGGAAAAGGGCAGAACAAAAGAACCAGGGATTTAAATCCGTATACAGGCGGACCAAAGTTTCTGGAGTTTATTGAAAAAGAAGTTATGCCTTGGATAAGCGGACGTTACCGAACAACGAATGAAAAAGCCATTTACGGTTATTCATTAGGAGGAATGTTTACCACTTATGTACTATTTAACCGTCCAGAGTTATTTAACATGGTTTTTATAGGAGCTCCGGGGAATTACGCTAAAACTTTACTTTCTGAATCTGAAAAATACTTTACCACCCATAATGATCTAAATGCCAAAGTATACGCCGGTGTTGGAGAATACGAGCGAGATGCTGTTAAAAACCTGTCGCTATTTCAACAGTATATTGAAAGTAAAGAATGTAAAAACTTAATTATTGAAACAGGAGTAGTACCGAAAGCAAATCATGGGTCCGGGTTGGCACAGGTAATGCAAGAAGCAATCGCTTTTGGTTATTGTAAAAAGCCTAAGGCTATCGATTTAAGTCCGACAGCCTATAAACCCTATTTAGGAGTATACACTACACCAACAGATAGCACTCTTAAAATGGAAATCTTTGAGAAGGATAGGAAACTATACCTTAAAACCACATTTAATGAGACCCCTTTTGAACTTTTTGCCAGCTCTAAGAAAGATTATTTCATTGAGGAAATGCAGAAAACATTCTTTTCTTTTGAAAAGGATGAACAAGGTAAGCCTTACATCATCTTTATTAACGCAGAGAACAAACAACTAAAGTTTTTCAAATAA
- a CDS encoding nuclear transport factor 2 family protein, whose translation MTTNSLETIAGKWFDAFNEHDLEQLLSLYDDEAVHFSPKLKIRHPETNGLVQGKDALRAWWKDAFDRLPTLQYTPTSLTANNERVFMEYVRRVANEPDLLVAEVLEISDDKIVASRVYHG comes from the coding sequence ATGACAACCAATTCTTTAGAAACAATTGCCGGCAAGTGGTTTGACGCATTTAACGAGCATGACCTTGAACAGCTTCTTTCATTATATGATGACGAAGCCGTTCACTTTAGTCCCAAACTAAAAATAAGACATCCTGAAACCAATGGACTAGTTCAGGGAAAAGACGCATTAAGAGCCTGGTGGAAAGACGCTTTTGACAGATTACCAACCTTACAATACACTCCAACTTCGCTAACAGCAAATAATGAACGAGTATTTATGGAATACGTAAGAAGAGTTGCAAATGAACCTGACTTATTAGTTGCAGAGGTATTAGAAATTAGTGATGATAAAATAGTAGCGTCAAGAGTATATCATGGATAA